The DNA segment tatccccccctttccctgtacaactgactaggtatccccccctttccctgtacaactgactaggtatcccccccctttccctgtacaactgactaggtatcccccccctttccctgtacaactgactaggtattcccccctttccctgtacaactgactaggtatcccccctttccctatacaactgactaggtatcccccccccctttccctgtacaactgactaggtatccccccctttccctgtacaactgactaggtatcccctttccctatacaactgactaggtatccccctttccctatacaactgactaggtatcccccctttccctgtacaactgactaggtatcccccctttccctgtacaactgactaggtatccccccctttccctatacaactgactaggtatccccccctttccctatacaactgactaggtatcccccctttccctgtacaactgactaggtatccccccctttccctatacaactgactaggtatccccctttccctatacaactgactaggtatcccccctttccctatacaactgactaggtatccccctttccctatacaactgactaggtatcccctttccctatacaactgactaggtatccccctttccctatacaactgactaggtatcccccctttccctatacaactgactaggtatccccctttccatgtacaactgactaggtatcccccctttccctgtacaactgactaggtatccccccctttccctgtacaactgactaggtatcccccctttccctgtacaactgactaggtatccccccctttccctgtacaactgactaggtatccccctttccatatacaactgactaggtatcccccctttccctatacaactgactaggtatccccccctttccatatacaactgactaggtatccccccctttccatatacaactgactaggtatccccccctttccatatacaactgactaggtatccccccctttccatatacaactgactaggtatccccctttccatgtacaactgactaggtatccccccctttccatatacaactgactaggtatccccctttccctatacaactgactaggtatgccGTTTCCCTAAACAAATGTACACTAATGTCCAATTCAGTAAGACTACTCTCACTGAAATTACGTTGAAATTAAACGTTCAGGGTCCATATTCATCAAACAAGAAACAAATGGACACCATAGATCATCTTCCTCAACCCCCTTTGCtgccatggctcacatcaagcAACAGATGAAATATTGTCAAGCTACCGCTGAACAAGGGTAAGCTGAGACAATACCGCTGTTCATTCACTTTCTGGAGGTACGCATCTGAATATATGTGGAcgacattgtaaaaaaaaaaaacagctgcCAGTGCAATCAATGCTTCataacttttttgggggggtggttaCTGTACCCGAATCACATTTGCTCTGCCCAAACTAGCCTATCACATTGCACAACTTCCGCCTTATACactgtgtactgtacacacattaggaacaccttcctaatattgagttgcacaccccccacccccctttttTTGCctggtgtcgaaagcgttccacagggatgctggtcagTGTTGACtaatgattcccacagttgtgtcaagttgactggatgtccttggtggaccattcttgatacacacaggaaaccatcattactttaagacatgaaggtcaatccagaaaatgtcaagactTTTGAAAGttacttcaagtgcagtcgcaaaaaaacatcaagcactatgatgaaactgtgatgaagctctcatgaggaccgccataggaaaggaagacccagagttacatctgctgcaaaggataagttaattcgagttaccagcctcagaaatgtcagcccaaataaattcttcgcagagttcaagtaacagacacatctcaacatcaactgttcagaggagactgagtgaatcaggccttcatggtcgaattgctgcaaagaaaacacaactaaaggacaccgataagaagaagtcttgcttggaccaagaaacacgagcgatGGACATTAGAGTGGTAAATCTGTCCAAATtatacatttttggttccaaggggggggggtactttcacgcctgctcccgctcttcccccctggcgctcgtgggcgccaggctccccagcattgcgCACACCtgccatcattacacacacctgccccCCACCCCGTCACCCGCATCCGCATCcgcgattattggactcacctggactcaatcacctctgtcattaccttccctatatctgtctggttcccAGCTCTATTCCCTGCTTCTGCATTAATGTTCATATGTCCTTGTATAGCCGTGTGCTGAGGCTGTTTctgtcctgttacctgtctgttcctaTTAGATGTTTGACTCctcgtacctgcttctcatccccGGCGTCGGTCCTTACATTCTTACCATTTCCACACCCACCAATTAAAAAGTTGCAGAACTTCCCATCGCAGTAAATCTGttttaatctttgagacaagttTAGCATATTTTCCTGATGTGCATGGTGTTAAAATAAACACCCACATATCGAAACCATTGTCTAGACCAATGAAAGGACAGATCTTTATTCAACTGATCTCCGGTACTTTTGTATAATTTTTagcctgtaaaaataaaaattccgtactacgtcacatatgtgcagatatgtgcaacacgtcattgctctctctctctctgctgtgtgtctatcttgctagctgtcactcaaatagCGAGGGGCTGACACTCATTGGCTAGAATTCTagttgctagggggctggcccacgtgggggAAAATGTAAGGCAAAATGTAGAAGCACAGCTTCCAGAAACGAGGGatttcgtttaaaaaaaaaaggatttTGTGGCGAAttgagttaataaaatatttctgcTCATAGATTACATGTATGATCTACACATTGACATATCCAGCCCAAAGCtggaggtttaaaaaaaatacctaGTCGTTGCCAAAGTtcccggagcatgtctttaaaagTTTGGCAGAGTGTTTTCCCATTGCTTGTTACCCAGTCTCTCTAGCCTCCTGAACTAAACCATTTCAGTATTTTGCCACAAGGTGGCACTGCAGGCTGTTATATAGCGTGTACGGCAGGTGACATAAGCCGGGTTCTCCAATTTCACAGCACAGTGGAGTGCCATCAATGTCCACCAGAGGCAGATACAGACATGTCGGCAGCTGTGCTGTGTAATTCTGCTTTTGCCTGTTCTCTCCAGGGACCGAATGTCTGTGCTCAGTGTGAGAGACAGTGATTGGCTGTCTGGGGAGATGGGTCTGTGCATTCTGTGAGGCAGAAATTCAGCATTATAACACTGCACTGGTTCCATATGAGCTCCTCTAAGCTGCCTCATGTCAGGTCACTTTACTGCTCTGGGATGAGGGAGTAGGAGAATCAGGTCGGCTATTGTGTAGATAAACACAAGGTGAGGTGATAGGCGGTTCCCCGCCACAACATAGAAAGATGAAAGGGTCGTATGTCCTGACAAAGATCTATCTACCTGTTTCTGGGCTCTTACTACTAACCATGTTAAAACAATGAACTTGAGTGCAATCATCTTAATAATTGATAAGAAAACTTCCCATTTTAATGTGCCAAATTACTTTCCTTTTCTGGGTCACTCAGCAGTGAGGGCTATGAGGTGTGATGAGGATGGGGACTGCTGAGTTGTTCACCACACTCCCCCTGTGTTCCCCTCCCCTCAAAAAGAGATCCTCCAGGCAGTCATTTCCCCAACACCAGatggccctctgtgtgtgtgtgtgtgtgtgtgtgtgtgtgtgtgtgtgtgtgtgtgtgtgtgtgtgtgtgtgtgtgtgtgtgtgtgtgtgtgtgtgtgtgtgtgtgaggcctaCTTACCATAGGCTATGTCAGCTGTTCATATTTTAATGGCTTCCAAATGATCTTATGTCTCTCATGTTATCATGCTGCCAAAGCGGTGAAAAAGAAATACACAATGCCTCTCTGAACTTGTCTTTTACTCATTAACTACAGGTTCTTCCAGCCAGGTGTCTGCCTTGTTTTTGACAACCCATTTGAGAGACTTTGAGAGACAGTGTAATACATGACTAGGTACTATCTCTCATTTCATGTTTCCACAGCTTAGTCTTGTTTTAATGCCTCATTGCATCATATTAAAAACTATGTTTAATCAGGCatgttcaaacacacacacacacacacacacacacacacacacacacacacacacacacacacacacacacacacacacacacacacacacacacacacacacacacacacacacacacaggataggaCAGCCAatggaatgtctctctctctctctctctctctctctctctctctctctctctctctccctctctctcctcctctctttctctctctgtgctacAACTTACTCCAGCATCAGTCGGAAAAGGAGGTAAACCTTACAGACATACCCCAGCATCAGTCGGAGTCGGAGGTAAACTTATTTCCATCTAGTCCAGTgctttggaggaggaggaagattatCATCGTCATCGTAGCTTCCTGAAAACACCCACAAAAAAGGGATTTACTAGGGAATTCAGCTTTCAAAAACTGACATGCATTTTTCAAAGGATTAGAAAAGGAATCAGAGCAAATGGAAGTTGAGGGACCCTCTAAcacaggggtaggcaactagattcagctggtGGACAAATTTTTGTTGGAGCGGATGGTTGgagggccggaacataattataataatttgtacattacaaattgaccacaactaagcccaaatagagattgtatttgaaaataacaataatttcataCTTTGATTACATTGATTTTACTGTCTtttttacccccccaaaaaactaaaatccggatttttttttaatacttttaaatttaaacaaatatttttttttactaaagACTTCGGGGGGCAACAAACAAAAATCACTCGTGGGCTGGTTTTGGCCTGTTGCCGACCCCTGCTCTAACAAAGCAGCAGCATCTCACCCACCATGACTACATGCACTTTTACCAGTATGAAACCAATCCAGTCTGCGTTCCCTACCCCAGAACTGCCTTCCATttcttcatcctcttcctcattGCGTCAACTGGGTGGCCAGAGCGGCTTCAGGAGAGTCTGCACCACAGATGAACCCACTGCCTGTCCAATCCCTGGACTGGCAGCAGGCGTGCTCGAAATGAGAGTGAAGGAAGGAAGCAAGATCCGAAACCTCTTGGGATTTGTAATGGCTCGTatgcagagagagggacaggaagtGGATGGGAGTCAGATTCAGACAATGCTGAGTGTGAAAGAGGGAGTGACAGTCGACAGGATTCAGATGGGGAAGAGGCAAGGAGAGGGAGTCATGGACATTGGCCGGAGTCAGACCCGGACCGGGCTGAGAGTGAGACAGGTGGTTTTCACTGGATCAGGCAAAGGGATCACCAAAACCATAACATGTGTTGAGATCCTGAAACGGAAACTGGGAGGACTACACCAGCTATCCAAGCTCCACTACAAGACCGTGAGTGAGGTGTGGGAGAGTCAGGAGACTGACGTGACACCCAGGTCCAGGATGACTGTTCATAAGACTGTTCCTGCTATCAGTATCCTGCTCTCCAAACACCCACTGGACCCACGTGAGCCTGGGTATCAGCCCCCAGAAACCCTGCATGATCCTAGCTACCAACCCCCAGGGCACCAGCCTCCTAGGTATCAGCCCCCAGAAACCCTGCATGATCTTAGCTACCAACCCCCAGGGCACCAGCCTCCTAGGTATCAGCCCCCAGTGATGCTATGTGACAGTGTGAAAATTCCACCTCGACCACGGCTCGAATTCTGCGAAACACAACTGTTGTCAATACCACTGACCCAGAAAAGCCAaacccctttttggttccagagtGCCGGTACCTCTAGTTCTCAGGAGGGCAGTAGCGATGCACGGAGCTGTACGCCACACCTGTATGCCGCCTCGAAGAAAGAGAGGAAAACAGCAGGAGGAGAGACACTCTACAGTCCTTGTTCATACATGTTGCCTGGTCCTGAAGCCAAGAGAACCTGTATGGAGAACCACCTGTTCCCCTCGACTCCCTCATCTTGAAAGAAACTTGAGTTCCATCTGCTCTGTGCTCCTGTTAGAcacaacagagaaacagaggaaaGTGAGGAGACAACTGGAAGATATTGCATTTGAGTAAATGTTTAAATTCTAGAATAGATTATTAAAGGTGTAGTGGGTTAGGAACAAATAGTAAACGCCTACTTTTTCAAATTATATTTCAGTAGTTTAGGAAAAATGTCTCATAAAATGATGGCAAAATgctaaataaatgtaatttatgTTATGATAACGTGCAAAAAAAATTCGTAATTGTAGGATCTTGTGCTGGTTAGGTTAGCTGCTAGCTAACGTCCTTGAatttgtcactagttaccacagccacaaagtcctaAACTGCgcccatttctacaatttctcttctaaaaatctgatttgaaacctaaccacactgctaatctTATGCCTAacattaaataaaattaaaaaaaataaacagatttttgtttttaatattttttacgatatagccatttatttatttattattggcTGTCTTAACTAGTGACAACCACGTTGTTGCGCCAAGACTTGTCTCCTTTAGCTGGCTGACCCATCATCATGTTCAGAGCCGCCGTCCGTCTTTCAGTGTCCGGTGCCCGGAGTTTGACCTGGACACGGCTTGGGTGTACAGGTATTCTTGAGTTGTATTACTTTTATGTCCACATTTCGTAGTTTAGGACACGGTTCACGTGGTGTTTCGAAAGGAAATCAGGGTCGGTAGGAGTTCTTGGCTAGTTAGCATATTGCTATTGGCACCCAATCAGTGGCCGATGGATTGCAAAATACAAGTTTTGGGGGAGTACATAGTTCTAGACGTGGTTAAGAATAAGATATTTACTTGTTTTCTACTGAAAACAAGTGTACTAATGTTTGACAGCGCGGTTAAATATTCAACtggatttttgttcagtgttcttgcAATGACTGACTGTGCCTTAAGGCTTGGGCCTGTTGCTAACTAGTTAAACGTTAGTACACTAGCTAATTCCATTACATATATTTGGGTAACGTAGTAGGCGTTAATTAAACGCCTGAAACTAGATAACCTAGTCTTGACGAGTAGGGAGGGGGGGTCGCACTTTTCAACCAATTAAATAAATGCTGGGGATTTAAGATGGCTTGTCGCCCTATACCTCAGTTCTTCTTCGATGTGGTTTAACGGTGGTTGGCGATAAATATttcattaccgccacctactagactggagtataactcccttatactttgcttgaaaaatatCAGTCAACAACTACACTACCATCTATCGCTAAAAACCCatcaccctactccactatttaaatatgTAATCCTACATCAAGCCAACAGTCTGAAAAGATGGGACACTAccacaacacaccctgtaactcatCTGAAGTCAAGTCttgcacacccaaatacctctctttacctgccacaacaaccacaatttTCTGTGACTTTACGTTCCAACCCTGAAGTATAATTGATAACCAAGGCTATAAATGCAAAAAAATTAAATCTTTCCGAaacataaagtaccagtcaaaagtttggacacacctactcattccatggtttttctttatttgtactattttctacatttaaaaataatagtgaagacatcaaaactatgaaataacacatatggaatcatgtagtaaccaaaaaagtgttaatcaaatctaAATCtgttatatttgaggttcttcaaagtatccaccctttgccttgatgacagcttaatcatcacctgtttggctaagtaggctgtgattcgatgataaattaacaggtaCCCGCATTGAtgatatgcaacgcaggacaatctagttaacctagtaatatcatcaaccatgtgtagttaactagtgattatgattgattgaatGTTTTTATAAGGTaagtttaatgttagctagcaacttaccttggctccttttTGATGCTGCTctcgtaacaggtggtcagcctgccacgcagtttcctcgtggattgcaatgtaatcggcgtgCAAAAATGCAGATTTTACCGATTTTGTTATGAAAAATTAGGTCCGGTTTCAAGTTATCGGCCACTAGTACACACTGCTGTGACATGCCCATGAACGTGACACCTAGAACACCTCAATGTATTCGGCATAACTCATGTATCCAAACATTACTTTTGTCAGGTGAAGAGTCTGAATCAAAGCTCTGAAGAACAGACTGTGTCACCTCTGTTTTACCACACTCCACACTGGATCTGCGTTGCACCAGACGAGCGAGCGTCACAAACATCAGGAATCTTAAGCTTTTAAATTGCAACACCTATCCCAGAAATCATTCCCTTCAATGGTTCCATGTACCTAAGGGCAAAGCAAGATACAGGTCTTTCCCCTAAATTGCATCGCATGGAGCGCCTGTTCCCTCTGAtctgaagaaacacaaacaaacaccacaagtccactcctcctctctggtTGTGTCTCCTTGTTTAACTTAACGTCCAAAAGCGGAAGTCGCGTCACAGGCTCTTTTTCCATTTTCCCCAGAAACCAGAAAATCCAGTCGTCTGCAGAGGCTAACGTTAGTAAaaagacagtacagtattaaGATGGGTAGAAAcggcttctccaatagaaatcccagaTCACGCTTGTAGGTGATGTCATGGCAAcattggctagctaagctcaaGCACATAAACACGTGTCTTCGGGTCTAACGATCGTCTCGcgccgaactgcgcatgtgcGGGCCGTAAAAATCTACGTCACCCCTTTTGATATGAAGTTGTTTTTGATGAAAATTGTAacgtttgtcactttcacgaggttggcGTAATGACATGTTCAACAACTTAAGACATTAAGCTCGAATCTAGGTTGTCTAGTTTTTTTTAGATTGAGAACATTTTACATCTAAAGAACAATTGTTGCCTTCTCAAATCCCAAACCTGGTCTGGTATGCAAGAGTTGCtatgttgcgcctctgggtttaaAAACTCTGTGGTTAGTATATGGTGAATCctaactagctagcttgttagcatttGTTAGCAGATGGCTAGTCACCAATGTCTGTTTTAGCAAGCGAAATGttctagctaaagttagctagatTTAATGTTACATACAGACAGGAGTTGTTGTTCAACTCAATGCTGATCGATTGTGTTTATTAACTAAGAACTGTAGCTACTAGCAGCATAACTAGATAGCAAACCAGAGGTGAAGTCATTAGTCCAAATTGTagcaaacagatttttttttacaacgaactagagtttctattggacaaattcggGTAGCTAgctaggtccctccccgtttcatactgtttggttcctagtgaaagACGTTACACcctagcttggctagctagccacTAGCTAGGCCTACTTCTTATAAACTGCTGGTTTATTTTGATGCTGCAGTACACTGCATAGCTAAGCCACTCTTGCCATATCAAATGCCTGTACTGActgacaagctagctagctaagctaagTGGTAGCAACATCATCGGAAAAGGGTTCGATCCGCAAACGCCTAGCTGAATGTGAAACATCTGCCCTCAGTCCTTCAACTGAACTGCCCTGTTGGACTGAATAATACATAGTGAACAGTGGTATTACTGCCATCTAGCTTAGTAGTTAGGTAGGTCTTACCAGTACACTGGCAAGGATCCAGCTTGGACTTGATCTAGCCAACAATCCGCGGGAGTGGATAACCTTGCCTGGGTGTGACGTCATGAGTTTTTCCAGAATACATGACAGACTAGGCTACATAGCACTGTACAGCACCTTTTGGCTTTGTGATACCCTGTGTGATGAAAAGCACTTTTCAGCGAAAAACAAAGTAGCTATAAATCTCATCTCTTATTCTGTGAATTTAAATATTTGTCACATTTCTGActttacatgttttttttatttttataatggatgttttttttcttctaatctGTTCATTCTTCAGCTCCCCTGGCTCAGAGGTGTTACTCACATGGTGGGAAGCAGGAGACGGACGACGAGTTTGATGCCCGCTGGGTTAACTATTTTAACAAGGCGGATATTGATGCATGGGAGCTGAGGAAAGGTGAGTGACGAGGAAATCACCTGGTAGCCCTGGGATTATAAAGAGGAGCGTAGTGCACTGCTGCATTGGTGACTTGGTAGTCTGTTCACATACAGATTTTATAGTTGACTAGAGATCAGTAGTTGTCAACGGGTTTTGGTTACTGAACCCCAATCGCCATTTTGCTCAGCCCTCTTATGAATCTTCCCCAGGGTTACTGCCCTAGATGAGCAAAATTTAGAGGGAGGATTTCGAgtcaaaaatatataattttggaGTCTCGCAGACCCAAGAGACCCAGCCTCATAGTCTTTGAGAGAAgcaactgtttaaaaaaaaaataataataaaaaatattggCGTCTACCTCTTCTACCATCCTGTGGTAACTGACCCTATATTCACCGTCGTTTGTCCAGGGATGAACACGCTGATTGGATACGACCTGGTACCTGAGCCAAAGATCCTGGACGCTGCCCTCCGAGCCTGCCGCAGGTTAGACGACCTGGCTAGTGCCATCCGCATCCTGGAGGCTGTCAAGGTGAGACAAATGAAAGCGTAGAAAATTCCTTTGACCGATAAAGATAAATCTAAGTCCTAGTATTGTGACCAACGCTCCACTGTGGAAGATTTCCACAGCTCTACCAGCCAACCTTCCAATATTTTACTACGTGTTTTCATTCATTGCTAACATGACCTTTTCATGTGAAGTTTGTAACAAAAGGGAGGTAGGTATATGTAGAGCTGTGGCAGGCCACGAAATTtcgtcagctggtgattgtcaagcaagtAACTGTCGGGTCTGATGGTAATTGACAGTTAATTAACGTAAAACACAtgtagcatctcctggcttccacacatagcctacaagccactgatgcagacctttggaacatctacattttaaaaagtcctaataaatccatgtaatatagcctacaccttcacaataaatccatgtaatatagcctacaccatcacaataaatccatgtaatatagcctacaccatcacaataaatccatgtaatatagtctacaccttcacaataaatccatgtaatatagtctacaccatcacaataaatccatgtaatatagcctacaccgtcacaataaatccatgtaatatagtctacaccttcacaataaatccatgtaatatagcctacaccatcacaataaatccatgtaatatagtctacaccttcacaataaatccatgtaatatagcctacaccgtcacaataaatccatgtaatatagcctacaccatcacaataaatccatgtaatatagtctacaccttcacaataaatccatgtaatatagtctacaccatcacaataaatccatgtaatatagcctacaccgtcacaataaatccatgtaatatagcctacaccttcacagtaaatccatgtaatatagcctacaccttcacaataaatccatgtaatatagtctacaccttcacaataaatccatgtaatatagcctataccttcacaataaatccatgtaatatagcctacaccttcacaataaatccatgtaatatagcctataccttcacaataaatccatgtaatatagtctacaccgtcacaataaatccatgtaatatagcctacaccgtcacaataaatccatgtaatatagtctacaccatcacaataaatccatgtaatatagcctacaccgtcacaataaatccatgtaatatagcctacaccgtcacaataaatccatgtaatatagtctacaccgtcacaataaatccatgtaatatagcctacaccgtcacaataaatccatgtaatatagcctacaccgtcacaataaatccatgtaatatagccttcaccttcacagtaaatccatgtaatatagcctacaccgtcacaataaatccatgtaatatagcctacaccatcactataaatccatgtaatatagtctacaccatcactataaatccatgtaatatagcctacaccgtcacaataaatccatgtaatatagcctacaccgtcacaataaatccatgtaatatagtctacaccgtcactataaatccatgtaatatagtctacaccttcacaataaatccatgtaatatagtctacaccttcacaataaatccatgtaatatagcctacaccttcacaataaatccatgtaatatagtctacaccgtcacaataaatccatgtaatatagcctacaccgtcacaataaatccatgtaatatagtctacaccatcacagtaaatccatgtaatatagcctacaccttcacaataaatacataATTGCACTCAGGAGAGGGTAACACTTGAAAGCAGCTTGTAGGGTTAGGAAGGGAGGTCTATATTACTTTCTATGTTTACAAGTAAACCACCAGAATTGTGGTAACTTTCAAGAATTTTTGTGGAATTTTCTTTACTGGCATTTTTGGGTACATCAGATCATCACAAATGTCTGTAATGACATTTgaccctctgtgtggccttatcacgtgtaaaaaatatataaaataatcaaaATAAGATGACTTGAGAAATGTTcaaatagaatgacaaagctgtaaaacattatcgtCAGGGGATGCAAACTCGTGACTTTTCAGCGCTCTCAAAACGTCATCTACGTGAATCATGTCGATCCGTGAATATAAAAAGTGTACAGATGTAGTGTATCACCATTGAGCTATAAAATAAATCTCTCCCTGTGTGATGTGATCATCAATACCTTCTATTATGTAATGAAATGAATTAATGTCATCCTACAAATAGAATACCATCGTTCAGAGTGCTTCATTACAATATCGTGTTTGACAGCTGTGAGCAGCCAGCTGCATCCCCTAACCAGCCATAAGCCTACTCAGCTGCTTCTCTCTGTTTTTTGTTCTTTCCCGCTCATCTCCATCCTGTTTTAAAATGTTGTTTTGTCGTTATGGCGAGCTGGGATGTGGAGGCAGTGATGGGGTTTCTGTTGTTACGTTGGTTTAATTATTATGTTATACGTTTTTGGGAACAAACGGTCTTGTTTAGTCATGTTAcctggctagttagctaacaatAATTTTGGCTATGCAAAATTTGGATGGCACAGAAAAAGGGATAGATAGCCTACTCAAAGAGATACTTCAATGGTAGGATTAATATGCCTAATCTAAATCAGATtcaaaaatcatttttttttattgagatTTCCTCTTACTGCAACAATGAAAATACAGATCATTTATGTATTTAAATTCCGTACTACATTCCTCCTGCCAATCACAGGTAGGCCTTTGGTTATGAGCATATCGGCTATTTTCTGCAGTAGCCTTTTCTATTACACTGTAAAACGTGTGACGTTCAATTCAATGTGTTGTGTTGAGTAGAGGTGTGAACCTGAAAGTCAATGGTTGGGAAAATTGCAGAGTTAATTTAAAATCATGCCATTGATGATTAATGCTTTTTTCCCCCATATGAATACATTGTtttaagttattcaagtatagattgccatagattaccTGTAAATTACCAGT comes from the Salvelinus namaycush isolate Seneca chromosome 21, SaNama_1.0, whole genome shotgun sequence genome and includes:
- the LOC120066456 gene encoding cytochrome c oxidase subunit 5A, mitochondrial-like, with amino-acid sequence MFRAAVRLSVSGARSLTWTRLGCTAPLAQRCYSHGGKQETDDEFDARWVNYFNKADIDAWELRKGMNTLIGYDLVPEPKILDAALRACRRLDDLASAIRILEAVKDKSGPHKDIYPYLIQELRPTVDELGISTPEELGMDKL